The Naumovozyma castellii chromosome 5, complete genome genomic interval ACCACTATTTCTCAATTTGATTAACATCTCTCTAAGTGAAAGGTCCGGCTGTAAAATATCTTGAAGTGGTAACGAATCATCCACAAATCGATTATATTCCATGGCTTTGATGTCATGAAACATGACAAGACCTCTAATAGCCAACCCATATTGTTTATAATATGTGTTGTTTAATTTCTGAGCCTCTTCATGACTTactttcaattgattcttgaaataatttaatatgGATATTTGCATCAAATCGTGAATCCTAGTGGAACTCTTATATAAACAgttatcaatatcaaagaaaaacacTTTCAAGTTTGGATCCGGTGAAGGTAGCTCTTCCTGATCAACGGGGAATGTTACTCGACATCCAGGATGTGTTAAAGAATCTAAATGGGCCTGATTTATTGCCAGTTGGCGTGTTACTTCCTCCTTATACTGTGTAAAACTGTCTTCTAATATTGTCATTTGGTAATGAGATGCTTGGAATTAATCTTGAGTGGTTGTTGAGTTTACTGGATTGAGAATGATAGACGGATGGGTCTTCGCATCTCAAATACTTCttaattatatttatcttttctaaattttctGCCGCGCATTTGATGTGTCATACAAATATCATACGATGAGATAACCACAATGTTGCAACTTTATATTATTAGGAAAAATGCAAGATTGGGATGAGTGTGTTGATGATGTAGTAGGGTTTTTGCTATTGTCGTTAGAGTAGTATATAATTTTGTAGAGGCTTATAaactattttttttatattaaaTTCAGCTCGTCGATTTGCAATTGAAGcaacttttcaaaattagtATCACTGTACCCTGAAACTAGTTGATCGATAAAGGTAGATGTACTCTTGACTGATTCAACGTTTGATTCTTTGATAATCGCTTTTTGTTCTGTATTCGAATTAGCACTCTCACTACCTACATTTGCTTCAGTTTTTACAGGAGCTTGCTTTTTGTTGGATTTATCTTCTATAATATCTACCccttcttcctcctcctcctcctcctcctcctcctcctccttcTCATCAATTTGTAATTGATCTCCTTCCAcctttgtttgtttatcAAGTTCTAATCTAGTGTTCTGTGCCTTCTCTAAGGTTGGTGAATTCTCATGTTCGTCATCTACCTTCTGTACTTCACTGTTGctactttcttcttccttatGTTCCTCCTCTTTGTTAGCAGCTTCTTCTATTCGTTCAGACCCCACATCAGATGTGAGtttcattgaattgttGCCCATGTTCACGTTTTCTGTCGTTTGTTTCTTCGGTATATTAGCTTCCAATAATGTAATCagtttttctttcaattcattaataactTTTGGATTACAATTATAGCTTTTCAAgttctttaaaatattaatcGCGGGTTTGGAATTTGTGTACAACTGTAATCTCTCATCATCGTTTAATCCTAATGAAATGACTTTACACTTCTCAACAATATCATTGATATCAATAGTAGCCGTTAGTTCCAATGGGTacaatgaagatgatacTGACGTTGCTTCCTCATTCTTGTCTTTCTGACTGCCAATATTCTCCATAACTTTAATATGTGACTCCACAGTATGTACTTTTTCTTGTaccaatttcttttgaaatttctccattgtaataaatttggatataatgatttgatcTGAATCTGTCATGGGCTCAtttgttgtattattatttagtAAAGtatcaatatcatattggaaaatagCATTGAATATCAAAGTTTCTACTTGTTCCAACATTTTCTTATCCCAGTAATATTGGGTGTGAGATTCTGTTGGtacaaacaaataatagAGATTCATCCATTGTATTAAGCCAAAGTCCAATTGAGAGGATTTGATAGAATTTATTAGATATGATTGTAGCTCATGACATTTATTCAGTACTAAGGTTCTATAATCACTTTTTAAACTATCCTCTGGTATGATTTCAAGCTCCTTAAATTGAGTGatcaaattatcaaataatttcgATGAAACAGTGGAAACTGTGAACCTTGTAATGAAATCTGATATTGATAAGCtccaatttgataattttaaaatcaatgaagaatctTCATTTATCAGTGAATCCTTTTTCAGAATATCTTTCTCGCCCTGTTCCGCTgatatttgatgaattaccAATTCAGGAAGTTTATGTAATTGATAGAGATCATCGTTGAAGCAAAGCTCTCTAAAATTGGAATCGATTGTCTCCAACTCTTGAAGCAATGAATCCACATTATCAGTCACTTGAAGAATGTCTTTATATTTAGCCTTCAATCGACCAGTGAATTGAGAGGTAAGCTGTGCCATTTGTTTCTCCAGGTCTCTATCATAGCTTTTTATTTGTTGAATGTtgtaattttgaaataatttcaacACATCTGCTTCAGAAGTCAACTTTAATTGAGAAGGAATCGGCTCGATTTCATTCATTGTTGTCGTAAGGAAGATATATGAAGTTTGTTGTTCCCAGATATGTCACTCTTGATGTTCTATGAAGGAATAGTCTGTttttaatttgttcaattgaaaaactgaaattaatcaatttgaaatctgtTGTTATAATGATAGCAAAAAATAACGACAACTGCAGGACTCGAATCTGCGCGAGCAAAGCCCAAAAGGTTTCTAATCTTTCGCCTTAACCACTCGGCCAAGTTGCCTCAATATTTAgtttttttgtttaaaaCATGGGCTAGATGTTCAGACATTAAAGCCACGTGTGTCTTGATTAAGGAGAAATGTTATAAGGATTTACTAACTACAATGCACCAACTAAGTAATAATTTAGTAGTTTATAATAACAGCGTAAAATTCCGGtgaattttttaattattgTATAGTTATGGCGCTCGGAAGCATGCATTATTTTCATGTTCTGTGTTATATGTCATGTAAGATTCCATCCTGATTGTATTTTAGCTTATTgtaatatttaaataatagATTATTGGCGTTGCAATGTTTATAAAAGCTTCTGTCTTTCTTTCAAggtaatatatatatatatatataagataataaaaaatataacacTGGAGTATTACGAACAGAGAAACGACCAATTCTGATTCAAGAAACCTTAACGGATTATGTATTACAATTTCTACAATATGGGAAGGATATAGTTACAAcagaaaatttattttggGCTGCAAATGACTAtgataaaattttcaatgaacAAACAGGTTCAGATAAATGGTTAACCTTTATAGGacatttcaataaatacTAAATTTTTAATCAATTATGTGTGCAAGTTGGAAGGACTCTCAACGGATTATTTTGTTGcttttcaaattacaaGCCGCCCTTGGAACCAGTAGGCACATTATCCAATAAGAAGTAATGCCTTTGAACTTCAGTATATTTTACCTTGTTTTTAAGAGAGTCGATGATGAAATGGGAGGGTTTCGATGGcgtttttgaaaataagtCAACCTTCTTTTCCGAAAAAAAAGAGACGCACCTTTACTATTTCCAAGAACAATTAATAACGTAGAATAACGGGCTCTAAGACAGTTTCAAAAAGGGCAGCCCCACCCAGGTAACAAAATAAAGGTTTACTCCAAACATTTCCCTAAAAAGCATATTAGAACTACTCCCTGATAATATAAATCATTCAGCAATTCTCATCGGTACTTGACACCAGTGTGACATCAGTATGAGATCctcattttgtaaatacACCGATTCAAGGTTTGATTGGTTACATTATTTCTGGCGAGGCTTTATATAGTATtcttaaaaaaattttaaattagTTAATTTTGTAATATACCGCAATACTACCTCCAATAGACCCGCTTCTTCGGGTCATTCGTTGGGTATTACCGTTCTTCTCTTTGTGTTCTTTTCGTATTCTAAATATGAAACCTTTGTTAGCCAATCTCCaatcattattacattACATAAGTGGAAATGAAAGGGCTGAAGCGATTGTTGAATTAAGAGTAGTATCATAACAATCCTTGCTACTATTACCGAGATCGCATTGTTTATTGGCTAACCTCGGCCCGAGAGGGGGAGGAAAAATGTCCATTGTGGATCCTTCAGATATAAAAGGGTATAGTAAAGTATGAAACCTTCTTAGTGAATTGTGTATGTTCGAATTGTGTACAAAACCGAAACGATCTCAACAGCCTTGGAAATGACAAAAAAGCATAGTAGGAGAGCAATTTTTTCTATCAAAGTTTATAATTAAGGTTACAGCTTGATAGATGCCTGAAAATAAAAGTCTTTCCAATAGTATAGCACTAAAATAACTTTCAAGAAAAGTGCCGGAAGAATGGTAATAAAACTCTAAAAGTCCATGAAATGGTGAAGAACCCAACAGTAACTGAggtaaataaaaaatttaagaaagaTATGTAAGTTATTGGATAGAATATCTTGTTTTCCCGTTAAAGTTGAGGCATCCAAAAATAGAGAAATACAAGAGCCATCTGAGCAGGAAACTTATCTTTAATTATAAACTTTGATAGTGGGTGTAGAATGCTCATGATCATGGCATTGCCTACAAAAGAATTCGAGATTTTTGGCTGAATTTCATTGTTGATGCCTTGATTATATGTAAACTGACTATAGAAATCTTTGGTTATGTGAACTTTGAATGGAAGGGTTTACTGCTATATTATTGGAGagatttaagaaattatgAGGATGTAAGCATTTTTTGTTCAGACTTGATAGAGGCACTTGCTCTCCTGCCATGTTTTTTTCGTCATTTTCAGGATTGTTGAACTGACGTTACAAACCTTTGGCTATgtgaaatttgaagaaaaggacTCGAAGGAACAATAGGAACCACACAAAGAAGGGTAAAGTTTTCTATCTAATTTTGGAAGTGTCTACTTTAAGGGGCAAACAAGATAtcaattcaataacttACATATTTTTAATACGTATTTTTGAAGCTAGCCtaataagaaaaattcaGAGGGATATAAAATCCAGCTTCCTATGTTGGTGGTGTGTAATCGGAATTGAAAGAGTCAGATATAATCTACTGAGTATATAATCTGCtggtaatgaagaaatcattATACTGTCACGTAAAACAAACGCCACGGCTGAAGCATTTTCGTTAACggaattggaaattctGGAAAAAAATGCGACATCAATGCCAATTAAATATTCCAGAAATTTGCTTAGCTTACCTTTTTGCCTATCGTTTTgtgcaacaacaaccaaagCTAGAGCAACATATAAAGCTGAGGTTGCAAGTATTTTAGGCTCTAATACTTTGGCtaatatcaaaaaaaaactgttaacaaaaattttaatgagTTCCAGAGAACTTCCTACCGAATGGGGAGTCGATTCAAAACGTAATGTAATGCAGTATGCAACTGAGCAGTGTAAACAGAAATGTGGTTGCTCGAAGGTCGTATGCAACCAAAAAAGGAGCTCGTGTCGTTCGCTCAAGTTCTCATGGAGATTTGAGGATTACTACGATCCGAGTATTGTCAAAAAAAGTTCACACATTACCCACTCTTTCAGGAGAAATATTACAGGGGAACTCTTTTAGAAACGAGCCATAATGTAAGTGAAATTTTGGTTATCCGAAAGTCATCTAGAAATTCAGCGGTATATCAAACttgcaaaaaaaaatgtacaTCAAGTGGTTTCGAAATGTTATCGCCCAAAGAGTATGACAAAGGAAATTTTGTCGTCGCTACTTCAAGTGTTTAAAACTACATCAACGTCTATTGTATTGCCGTAATATGTTTTACTTTGTGGAGACATCTTCTGCTTAAAACCTTCTGCAACTATTGCGGGTACGCAGGGCAATTATCAGTATATTCTGTTTGAGCAGGCGCacatatataaaaaattgCTGGACTACAATGAGCGTACTGTTGCCGCCATGCTGCAATATTATTCTAATGGTAAGGATATATCCttgaaagaagatgataaggGAGGCATACTACGGAGAGGAGGTGAGAATTATTTACTGTGAGCTGCTTACTCTTACATGATTATGAGATAAAAATCTTTTTGTTGGGTTACTTTTGTATATTTCAAACTCCAATCATGCTTTTATTTATGGTTACCGATGGCTACTTGGTAGGGTAGTTGTTTAAAGTGGAAAGGAagataatattttggtgTACCTAAATGCGTTCGAGAAAAGCTGCGGTTTTGTCTCCCTGAAAACTTCACGGGATTTTTCCGGTGCATCGAATGTCCGATTCCAGAACAATAAAAGTCACTTATTTAAGGGGACACTTTAATCCTGGCAGTGAAATGCTTGATACTGGATATAGATTAGTAAATTTATACTTTAGTGTCCCCCCGTCACTCGATCTATTAACAAAGTATGAAAgttttaattatttttgcACACCCTGATAGACGTTCTTTTAATGGATCCCTTTTGAAGGAGACTGTCTCACAATTTGAATCAGAAGGTCATGAAGTGAAAGTGTCAGATTTATACAAGCAACATTGGAAATCAGAAATTGACGAGGATGATTTCCCCGTGACTCACAAGAAGGGTACAAGACTCTTGATCCCGGACGCTTCCAAAGAGGCATATTACAGTAACAATTTAACTTCTGATGTTGTTGAGGAACAGAAAAAACTAAAATGGGCAGATCTTGtgattttccaatttcctCTATGGTGGAATGGTATGCCTGCTATTATGAGAGGTTGGGTCGATCGAGTGTTCTCGTTTGGTTTTGGTTATGGAATCAGAGAACGATACGGTGATGGTATGCTAGTTGGAAAGAAGACTATGTTAATTGTCACAGTCGCTGCCAGAAAAGACAACTACAGTGCAAGAGGTATCAATGGTCCTATGGATGATATATTGTTCCATATTACTCATAACATGTTGTTTTACGTCGGTATGAGCGTTTTACCATCATTTGTTACTTATAGAACGGACAATGCAACAGAAGAGGTATTTGAAGATTATGCTAAGAGATTAAGGGAAGtactgaaaaatattgacaCCATAGAACCAATTCCCTTTAGAACACAAAATTCGGGTGATTATATGCTTCCTGCTGGAACTTTGAAAGAAGGTTTGGAGAAACCAGGTGAAACTGGGTTTGATATGCATGTAATTAAACACTAGCCATGGGTCCATTATCTATATTTTCATAATTAGGCAACAAGATTTATTTTATCCAGTAATTTAGTTTTATATCTTATTAGCAAGCCCTGGGTCCAATTCTATAGACGATAATTTGAAGGCAGATATGGTAAGTTAAATTGTAGATACGTTCTTTAAACCTAGgaaatttaagaattgTCAAGCTTGGTCATATTACTAATCAGACAAAAATACATGAAACCTTACATACATTGAAACTGTATGcttattgttgtttgtgTTAGTACGAATCATCTTAAAGAAAAGTACGCCTAGTTCCCTTAATTTACAATAACGAAAAGTGTTGATTACAAATACATAATAAATCataagaaataaaataaatttcgGAGTGGGAAAAAGTCTTCCGAGCCGAACCGGTCCGTTTGCCAAGGAAAAGTTTCGAGGTGATTACATAAACAGTATAAC includes:
- the SDT1 gene encoding nucleotidase (ancestral locus Anc_3.536), with the protein product MTILEDSFTQYKEEVTRQLAINQAHLDSLTHPGCRVTFPVDQEELPSPDPNLKVFFFDIDNCLYKSSTRIHDLMQISILNYFKNQLKVSHEEAQKLNNTYYKQYGLAIRGLVMFHDIKAMEYNRFVDDSLPLQDILQPDLSLREMLIKLRNSGAVDKLWLFTNAYKNHGLRCVRLLGIADLFDGITYCDYRQTDTLICKPDVRAFERAKIQSGLGDYRNAWFVDDSGANISQGINLGMGKCIHLVENEVNEILGKAPPPDKSITIKHITDMERVVPELFGHCCI
- the COG1 gene encoding Golgi transport complex subunit COG1 (ancestral locus Anc_3.535), with amino-acid sequence MNEIEPIPSQLKLTSEADVLKLFQNYNIQQIKSYDRDLEKQMAQLTSQFTGRLKAKYKDILQVTDNVDSLLQELETIDSNFRELCFNDDLYQLHKLPELVIHQISAEQGEKDILKKDSLINEDSSLILKLSNWSLSISDFITRFTVSTVSSKLFDNLITQFKELEIIPEDSLKSDYRTLVLNKCHELQSYLINSIKSSQLDFGLIQWMNLYYLFVPTESHTQYYWDKKMLEQVETLIFNAIFQYDIDTLLNNNTTNEPMTDSDQIIISKFITMEKFQKKLVQEKVHTVESHIKVMENIGSQKDKNEEATSVSSSLYPLELTATIDINDIVEKCKVISLGLNDDERLQLYTNSKPAINILKNLKSYNCNPKVINELKEKLITLLEANIPKKQTTENVNMGNNSMKLTSDVGSERIEEAANKEEEHKEEESSNSEVQKVDDEHENSPTLEKAQNTRLELDKQTKVEGDQLQIDEKEEEEEEEEEEEEGVDIIEDKSNKKQAPVKTEANVGSESANSNTEQKAIIKESNVESVKSTSTFIDQLVSGYSDTNFEKLLQLQIDELNLI
- the NCAS0E00450 gene encoding NAD(P)H-dependent oxidoreductase produces the protein MKVLIIFAHPDRRSFNGSLLKETVSQFESEGHEVKVSDLYKQHWKSEIDEDDFPVTHKKGTRLLIPDASKEAYYSNNLTSDVVEEQKKLKWADLVIFQFPLWWNGMPAIMRGWVDRVFSFGFGYGIRERYGDGMLVGKKTMLIVTVAARKDNYSARGINGPMDDILFHITHNMLFYVGMSVLPSFVTYRTDNATEEVFEDYAKRLREVLKNIDTIEPIPFRTQNSGDYMLPAGTLKEGLEKPGETGFDMHVIKH